A genomic segment from Helicobacter sp. NHP19-012 encodes:
- a CDS encoding AAA family ATPase, giving the protein MEKESEWLQQFVCDAKLKGVVILSGNVDDLFKSKFDMQYKNLDRFLIELLHQELGFSSVWLWDCVGGIDYDLSILPESKVAPQPQDKNLYDIGETNTSQDRPERKNPEEFFSVIMNDLTKKSGQCFILDYTDYIFGTQASLSEQERHWIIRLKKAIQRNAHYTLDATQAMQSKNLVIFLAHKRTALPSSFYINDCHIASLEIPLPSRPERKSFIERFGELPFKPPITQDPNKLADFIDMLEGFMLKEIAQILQLSQNNKHLSPEKSVKFYRYKQSRSPWEDLDKHKLDGICQALEKRVKGQSHAISKVEKVIIRAFTGFSGAAHSSKSQKPKGVLFFVGPTGVGKTELAKSLAEFLFGDESAFLRFDMSEFNHEQSDQRLVGAPPGYVGHEDGGQLTNAIRAKPFSVVLFDEIEKAHGRILDKFLQILEDGRLTDGRGETASFGESVIIFTSNIGAADKDISIDDDPKEVAQKFMQAVRDHFNHTLGRPELLNRIGDNIVPFNFIKDEDFLIAIIQSKFEKIAQQVAEKYNISLEFKTPKDAQEGFKALAKNVNKGQGGRGVVNRLEKQIVDALSLSIFDQWEEREGCKKIYIKQSMPEFDSFEFKLEPC; this is encoded by the coding sequence ATGGAAAAAGAAAGCGAATGGTTACAACAATTCGTGTGCGATGCCAAGCTTAAAGGCGTGGTGATTTTAAGCGGAAATGTGGATGATCTTTTTAAAAGCAAGTTTGACATGCAATATAAAAATCTAGATCGCTTTTTGATCGAGTTGTTGCACCAGGAATTGGGCTTTTCAAGCGTGTGGCTGTGGGATTGCGTGGGCGGGATTGATTATGATCTATCTATCTTGCCTGAGAGTAAAGTTGCCCCACAACCCCAAGATAAAAATCTCTATGACATTGGCGAGACCAATACCTCCCAAGATCGCCCCGAGCGAAAAAACCCAGAGGAGTTTTTCTCTGTGATTATGAACGATCTTACCAAGAAGTCAGGGCAATGCTTTATCTTAGATTACACAGATTATATTTTTGGCACGCAAGCCAGCCTTAGCGAACAAGAACGCCATTGGATCATTCGGCTCAAAAAAGCCATCCAGCGCAACGCCCATTACACCTTGGATGCCACTCAAGCCATGCAATCTAAAAATTTGGTGATCTTTTTAGCCCACAAACGCACCGCTTTGCCCTCCTCCTTTTACATCAATGACTGCCACATCGCTAGCCTAGAAATCCCCTTGCCCAGCCGTCCCGAGCGCAAAAGCTTTATCGAGAGGTTTGGAGAACTCCCCTTTAAACCGCCCATCACCCAAGACCCCAACAAATTAGCCGACTTCATTGACATGCTAGAGGGTTTTATGCTCAAAGAAATTGCCCAAATTTTGCAACTCTCCCAAAACAATAAGCATTTAAGCCCCGAAAAAAGCGTGAAATTCTACCGCTACAAACAGAGCCGTAGCCCTTGGGAGGATTTGGACAAGCATAAATTAGATGGCATTTGCCAAGCCCTAGAAAAGCGTGTCAAGGGGCAAAGTCATGCCATTAGCAAGGTAGAAAAGGTCATCATCCGTGCCTTTACGGGGTTTTCAGGGGCAGCACACTCCAGCAAGAGCCAAAAGCCCAAGGGGGTTTTATTTTTTGTAGGACCTACGGGGGTGGGCAAGACCGAGCTTGCCAAATCTTTAGCCGAGTTTTTATTTGGCGATGAGAGCGCATTTTTACGCTTTGATATGAGCGAGTTTAATCATGAGCAAAGCGATCAACGCCTTGTGGGCGCGCCCCCTGGATATGTGGGGCATGAAGATGGTGGGCAACTCACCAACGCGATCCGTGCCAAGCCCTTTAGTGTGGTTTTATTTGACGAGATTGAAAAGGCGCATGGGCGCATTTTAGATAAATTCTTGCAAATTTTAGAGGATGGGCGGCTCACAGATGGGCGGGGTGAAACCGCCTCTTTTGGCGAGTCGGTGATCATTTTTACCTCCAACATTGGGGCGGCTGACAAAGATATTAGCATTGATGACGATCCTAAAGAAGTAGCACAAAAATTCATGCAAGCCGTGCGGGATCATTTTAATCATACATTAGGGCGACCCGAATTGTTAAACCGCATAGGCGATAACATTGTCCCCTTTAATTTCATCAAAGATGAGGACTTTTTGATCGCCATTATTCAAAGCAAATTTGAAAAGATCGCCCAACAAGTCGCCGAAAAATACAATATCAGCCTAGAGTTTAAAACCCCAAAGGATGCACAAGAGGGCTTTAAGGCATTGGCAAAGAATGTCAATAAAGGGCAAGGGGGGCGGGGGGTGGTCAATCGCCTAGAAAAACAAATTGTAGATGCTTTGAGTCTTTCTATCTTCGATCAATGGGAAGAAAGGGAGGGTTGTAAAAAAATCTACATCAAGCAGTCTATGCCCGAATTTGACAGCTTTGAATTTAAGTTAGAGCCATGTTGA
- the fliS gene encoding flagellar export chaperone FliS gives MLKANAYNMYQQNAVTVESPAKLIEMLYEGILKFAAQAKRHMEAEDIERKITYINKVTDIFTELLNILDYERGGEVAVYLTGLYTHQIKLLTQANVENDSAKIDLVMRVARGLLEAWREIHPHELGR, from the coding sequence ATGCTTAAAGCCAACGCCTACAATATGTACCAGCAAAATGCCGTAACCGTGGAGTCGCCCGCTAAACTCATTGAAATGCTTTACGAGGGGATTTTAAAATTCGCTGCCCAAGCCAAGCGCCACATGGAGGCAGAGGATATCGAAAGGAAAATCACCTACATCAACAAGGTAACCGACATCTTTACCGAATTGCTGAATATTTTAGACTATGAGCGGGGTGGAGAGGTCGCCGTGTACCTCACCGGGCTTTACACCCACCAAATCAAGCTACTCACCCAAGCCAATGTGGAAAACGACAGCGCAAAAATTGACTTGGTCATGCGTGTGGCACGGGGCTTACTAGAAGCGTGGAGAGAGATACACCCCCATGAATTGGGTCGATGA
- a CDS encoding molecular chaperone DnaK: MMAWVAKMRGSVVLLAVLGAVVWVTEKIAPGMLKSFLEFVWDFCLGLVCFGIVFGLCWAEGVLWYRLIQRWGSPFFTRVFKEERFFWLKNRLIAWVVGVLVFAIAVSATSEGLYFLSYCAFLWMGYSIFVFLTTNNNAPFRDKVRAVYQNAWQDILDKNTQASRYLSHVSLLLTSILAGIMVLGVLWAIFGSLILFALQIILFVSVVWLVYLFVKIRLDSKKSIKSVQGLTMPQEWAQDYINALLQADRVRADITPYDPKILSDANRGSWELWDLAESLSVSRATFVRFEKPLIARNPKADIKEGLVGIDFGTTSSVVVCQEENQSVPMRVGLGDLTQEIEKNHYENPTILSFNDLASFLQAYKSQRGRPPTKWDQVQVSHAAYSAFLGSPSSDYNAYLSGLKQWAGDKQRKLQILDKQGAHFEIKESLAIKEGDLNPIELYAYYLGLYINNQHHGVFLNYLLSFPVTYEPAVRNMILESFKRGLAKSLPNTLHSQKVVEQLKVEEGASEPAAYAIIALENYNFDPSENERVYYGVFDFGGGTTDFDFGVLQGTPESSRYDYELEHFGGAGDRFLGGEHLLELASFAIFKRNQALLLSRQIPFKKPAEGQGTLGIETLLNDSAEAHTNTKTLMEKLRPLWEGREFEDEGVLSLNLFDSGGQNIAGVDLDFSTQEVQNLFKERIKRGVDLFFSEFWRATDAYFERVQEARDINTFHIFLAGNASKSRLVQELFEAKINQITQDTQARYQVYPPLESRDLAKPNGKTGVAFGLIRTRKGGQIQVINNYTQGGGAHSKYILGRGRKQKFEIVLERNPIRHQWVKFLDASESRFELYYTLQPNPYNCHLSDPAIKKKSLETGVSNPHAFIFIRLVSPSAFEFVVATDEGRANESYLSPIQKVEL, translated from the coding sequence ATGATGGCATGGGTTGCAAAAATGCGGGGGTCTGTGGTGTTGCTCGCCGTGTTGGGGGCTGTGGTGTGGGTTACAGAGAAAATTGCCCCGGGCATGCTGAAATCTTTCTTGGAATTTGTGTGGGATTTTTGTTTGGGTTTGGTGTGCTTTGGGATTGTCTTTGGCTTGTGCTGGGCTGAGGGAGTGCTTTGGTATCGGCTGATTCAAAGATGGGGCAGTCCATTTTTCACAAGAGTTTTTAAAGAGGAACGCTTTTTTTGGCTTAAGAATCGCTTGATTGCGTGGGTTGTAGGGGTTTTAGTGTTTGCCATCGCTGTATCAGCCACAAGTGAGGGGTTATATTTTCTCTCTTACTGTGCTTTCTTGTGGATGGGCTATTCTATTTTTGTGTTTTTAACAACCAATAACAATGCTCCCTTTAGGGATAAAGTGAGGGCAGTGTATCAAAATGCGTGGCAAGACATTTTGGACAAAAACACCCAAGCCTCACGCTACTTGTCGCATGTGTCCTTGCTTTTGACAAGCATTTTAGCAGGCATCATGGTCTTGGGCGTGCTTTGGGCGATTTTTGGGTCTTTAATCCTCTTTGCTTTGCAAATCATTTTATTTGTGTCTGTGGTGTGGCTCGTGTATTTATTTGTCAAAATACGCCTTGACTCTAAAAAGAGCATTAAAAGCGTGCAGGGCTTGACTATGCCCCAAGAGTGGGCACAAGATTACATTAATGCCCTACTCCAAGCTGACAGAGTGCGTGCCGACATCACCCCCTATGACCCTAAAATTTTAAGCGATGCTAATCGGGGATCTTGGGAGCTGTGGGACTTAGCAGAGAGTTTGAGCGTGTCTAGGGCAACTTTTGTGCGTTTTGAAAAGCCCTTGATTGCTAGAAACCCCAAAGCGGACATCAAAGAGGGGCTAGTGGGGATTGATTTTGGCACGACTAGTAGTGTCGTGGTGTGCCAAGAGGAAAACCAAAGCGTGCCCATGCGCGTAGGGTTAGGGGATTTAACCCAAGAGATTGAGAAAAACCACTATGAAAACCCCACTATTTTAAGCTTTAACGATTTAGCCAGCTTTTTACAAGCCTATAAATCCCAAAGAGGCAGACCCCCCACAAAATGGGATCAAGTGCAAGTCTCCCACGCCGCTTATAGCGCCTTTTTAGGCAGCCCCTCAAGCGATTACAACGCCTATTTGAGCGGGTTAAAGCAATGGGCGGGGGACAAGCAGAGAAAATTACAAATTTTAGACAAACAAGGGGCACATTTTGAGATCAAGGAGAGTCTAGCGATCAAAGAGGGGGATTTAAACCCCATCGAGCTTTATGCCTACTATCTGGGTCTATACATCAACAACCAACACCATGGGGTGTTTTTAAATTATCTCTTATCCTTCCCGGTCACCTACGAGCCAGCGGTGCGTAACATGATCTTAGAGAGTTTTAAAAGAGGCTTGGCTAAATCCTTGCCCAATACTTTGCATTCTCAAAAGGTGGTAGAACAACTTAAAGTTGAAGAAGGGGCAAGCGAGCCGGCGGCTTATGCGATCATCGCTTTAGAAAATTATAATTTTGATCCGAGCGAAAACGAGCGGGTGTATTATGGGGTCTTTGACTTTGGGGGTGGGACAACGGATTTTGACTTTGGGGTTTTGCAGGGCACGCCAGAATCTAGCCGCTATGATTATGAATTGGAGCATTTTGGCGGGGCAGGGGATCGCTTTTTAGGCGGGGAGCATTTATTGGAATTAGCCAGCTTTGCAATTTTTAAGCGCAACCAAGCTTTATTGTTGTCTAGGCAAATCCCCTTTAAAAAACCCGCCGAGGGGCAAGGCACTTTAGGCATTGAAACCTTGTTAAACGACTCGGCAGAAGCCCACACCAACACTAAAACCCTCATGGAGAAACTCCGCCCCCTTTGGGAGGGTAGAGAGTTTGAAGATGAGGGGGTGTTGTCTTTAAACCTCTTTGATAGCGGTGGGCAAAACATCGCCGGCGTGGATTTGGATTTTAGCACCCAAGAAGTGCAAAATCTTTTCAAAGAGCGCATTAAAAGGGGGGTAGATTTATTCTTTAGCGAGTTTTGGCGCGCCACAGATGCGTATTTTGAGCGCGTGCAAGAGGCAAGAGACATCAACACTTTCCATATTTTCTTGGCGGGCAATGCGAGTAAATCGCGTCTTGTGCAAGAACTCTTTGAAGCAAAGATTAATCAAATCACCCAAGACACCCAAGCCCGCTACCAAGTCTATCCGCCCCTAGAAAGCCGTGATTTAGCCAAGCCCAATGGCAAAACAGGGGTCGCTTTTGGGTTGATACGCACCCGTAAAGGCGGACAAATCCAAGTCATCAACAATTACACACAAGGCGGGGGGGCGCATTCTAAATACATCTTGGGGCGGGGGCGCAAACAAAAATTTGAAATTGTACTTGAGAGGAATCCTATCCGCCACCAATGGGTTAAATTCTTAGATGCGAGTGAAAGCCGATTTGAGCTTTACTACACCTTGCAACCCAATCCCTATAATTGCCACTTAAGCGACCCGGCCATTAAGAAAAAATCCCTAGAAACGGGCGTGAGCAACCCCCATGCTTTTATTTTTATCCGTCTGGTGAGCCCGAGTGCCTTTGAGTTTGTGGTGGCTACTGATGAGGGGCGAGCAAATGAGAGCTATTTAAGCCCAATCCAAAAAGTAGAATTATAG
- a CDS encoding HP0729 family protein produces the protein MIQNLLILYNPFYQENVIELHLAILKEKGKVAFGKIRPKSKDQEHKHPETLERIYQSTNSKDFLQLFLTDFASLFVAKVEAVREDLEGVSAPEYYFNKDRKFNSVEAWFIITDMRELERNDFTAVRDRYLPNFTTPDHNNHTFRIYGNDYDYPLAIEMKKEINYFEDPKKHYPNVFKSAEFLELKERLIELNFGATAYKLHHASLDNVIYAEMEYQKNKQDPLYDFGPIALRYSKILEQEAYALFKDLVRFLAQNNPKILEMRYFSHSKKENTPLGQILSDDYKDKPVLADYKNIIALPSLQQPLLDLLPSPVRVFLSKSLLEVIEIFRSVRNKSAHGNERTSLKEAQCLRNEILGITGTNILKEIANYKATLTPPKPKNSPKKVLENIGGIRVVGYK, from the coding sequence ATGATCCAAAATCTTTTAATTCTTTACAATCCCTTTTACCAAGAAAATGTCATTGAGCTACACTTAGCAATACTGAAAGAAAAGGGCAAAGTCGCCTTTGGCAAAATCCGCCCCAAGAGCAAAGACCAAGAGCACAAACACCCCGAAACTTTAGAGCGCATTTACCAAAGCACTAATTCTAAGGATTTTTTACAACTCTTTTTAACTGATTTCGCTAGCTTATTCGTGGCAAAAGTGGAGGCGGTGCGAGAGGATTTAGAAGGTGTGAGCGCACCCGAGTATTATTTTAACAAAGATAGAAAGTTTAACAGCGTGGAGGCGTGGTTCATCATCACAGACATGCGCGAACTAGAGCGCAACGATTTTACCGCTGTGCGCGATCGCTACCTACCCAACTTCACCACGCCCGATCATAACAACCACACCTTTAGAATTTATGGCAATGATTACGATTACCCACTCGCCATAGAGATGAAAAAAGAGATCAATTACTTTGAAGACCCCAAAAAACACTACCCAAATGTCTTTAAAAGCGCGGAGTTTTTAGAGCTCAAAGAGCGCTTGATTGAGCTCAACTTTGGGGCTACTGCCTACAAGCTCCACCACGCCAGCCTAGACAATGTCATTTATGCCGAAATGGAGTATCAAAAGAACAAACAAGACCCCCTCTATGACTTTGGACCCATCGCGCTCAGGTATTCTAAAATCTTAGAGCAAGAAGCCTATGCTTTGTTTAAGGATTTAGTGCGCTTTTTAGCCCAAAACAACCCTAAAATCCTAGAAATGCGCTACTTCTCCCACTCTAAAAAGGAGAATACCCCTCTGGGTCAAATCTTAAGCGATGACTACAAAGACAAGCCCGTCTTAGCCGACTACAAAAACATCATCGCCTTGCCCAGCCTCCAACAGCCCCTTTTAGATTTGCTCCCTAGCCCGGTGCGTGTATTCTTATCTAAGAGCCTTTTAGAGGTGATTGAAATTTTCCGCTCTGTCCGCAACAAGAGCGCGCATGGCAACGAGCGCACTTCTTTAAAAGAGGCGCAATGCTTACGCAATGAGATTTTAGGCATCACAGGGACAAATATTTTAAAAGAGATTGCCAACTACAAAGCCACCCTCACTCCGCCCAAACCCAAAAATAGCCCCAAAAAGGTGCTTGAAAACATCGGAGGAATTCGGGTTGTGGGGTACAAGTAA
- a CDS encoding 4Fe-4S single cluster domain-containing protein yields MAIWLQGCLKRCFNCCNPHMQPLVKKELMQEGALIEQIYLAYEKYQICGITLLGGEPLLQAKGLLPVVRWCKQNNLSVLLFSGYTLAQIQKLPLEGAQELLDFVDVLVDGEYVDSLYDESRGIVGSSNQEIHFFTDTYSLKDFKSQVQVEVLVDEQGVKFNGWALSPKDLGAFKV; encoded by the coding sequence ATGGCTATTTGGTTGCAAGGCTGTTTGAAGCGTTGCTTTAATTGCTGTAACCCACACATGCAACCCCTTGTTAAAAAAGAACTCATGCAAGAGGGGGCATTGATAGAGCAAATTTATTTAGCCTATGAGAAATATCAAATTTGTGGGATCACGCTTTTGGGCGGGGAGCCCCTTTTGCAGGCTAAGGGTTTATTGCCGGTGGTGCGTTGGTGCAAGCAAAACAACCTATCGGTTTTACTCTTTAGTGGCTACACTTTGGCACAAATACAAAAACTACCCCTTGAGGGGGCACAAGAATTATTGGACTTTGTGGATGTGCTGGTGGATGGGGAGTATGTGGACTCTTTGTATGATGAGAGTCGGGGGATTGTGGGATCAAGCAACCAAGAAATCCACTTTTTTACGGACACTTATAGCCTCAAAGATTTTAAAAGCCAAGTGCAAGTTGAGGTGTTGGTGGATGAGCAGGGAGTGAAATTTAATGGCTGGGCACTCAGCCCTAAAGACTTAGGCGCATTTAAAGTTTAG
- a CDS encoding outer membrane family protein: MLRLSGYQVTMHRGYQAAHFGAPNPKFAPSTQVTAT, from the coding sequence ATGTTGCGCTTAAGTGGCTACCAAGTCACGATGCATCGAGGCTACCAAGCCGCCCACTTTGGCGCGCCTAATCCCAAATTCGCCCCCAGCACCCAAGTCACAGCTACTTAA
- a CDS encoding asparaginase, with the protein MDKVMVLATGGTIAGIGEGGAYTSGQVGVNDLLKGIVPKGVEIESEQVANVGSQDMDSDIWFKLLERIYALSAREDIKGFVITHGTDTMEESAYFLHLSVQTHKPIVFTGAMRNSTSISPDGPMNLHNALAVCAHPESAGLGVLVAMDEGIFSARDVSKTHTSHLSAFKALNTGAIGHVYYGQVHFHAKPIQKHTLQSQLVLKGPTPLPKVAVVYTYVGCGDFLLNAALQAGVQGVVVAGMGNGNVNHTLLEVMAQAIKQGVVVVRSSRVGSGEVQLGEVDDMRHNFVRAGDLNPQKARVLLQLALLKTTNPQTIQEFFDTH; encoded by the coding sequence GTGGATAAAGTCATGGTTTTAGCGACAGGGGGGACGATCGCAGGCATAGGCGAGGGGGGGGCATACACCAGCGGACAAGTGGGCGTAAACGACTTGCTCAAGGGCATTGTGCCCAAGGGTGTAGAGATAGAGAGTGAGCAGGTCGCTAATGTCGGCTCACAAGACATGGACTCGGACATTTGGTTTAAACTCCTGGAGCGCATCTACGCCTTAAGCGCAAGGGAGGACATTAAAGGCTTTGTCATCACGCATGGCACGGATACGATGGAGGAGAGTGCCTACTTCTTGCATTTGAGCGTGCAAACCCACAAACCCATTGTATTCACCGGGGCGATGCGCAATTCTACGAGTATCAGCCCCGATGGGCCGATGAACCTTCACAACGCCCTAGCCGTGTGCGCCCACCCTGAGAGTGCGGGGCTTGGGGTTTTAGTGGCGATGGATGAGGGCATTTTTAGTGCACGCGATGTCAGCAAGACCCATACCAGCCATTTAAGCGCCTTCAAGGCCCTAAATACGGGGGCGATCGGGCATGTCTACTATGGGCAAGTGCATTTTCACGCTAAGCCCATCCAAAAACACACCTTGCAAAGCCAATTAGTCTTAAAAGGCCCCACGCCCCTACCCAAAGTGGCGGTGGTCTACACTTATGTGGGTTGTGGGGATTTTCTCCTCAATGCGGCTTTGCAGGCGGGCGTACAAGGCGTGGTGGTAGCGGGTATGGGCAATGGCAATGTGAACCACACACTCTTAGAAGTGATGGCGCAGGCGATTAAGCAAGGCGTGGTGGTGGTGCGTTCGAGCCGGGTAGGCAGTGGGGAGGTGCAACTCGGCGAAGTGGATGATATGCGCCACAACTTCGTGCGTGCCGGGGATTTAAACCCCCAAAAGGCACGGGTTTTATTGCAATTAGCCTTGCTTAAAACCACCAATCCCCAAACTATCCAAGAATTTTTTGATACACATTAA
- a CDS encoding viperin family antiviral radical SAM protein, which produces MDTFTLNWHITEACNFQCQYCFAKWQKREQKELLHTPAKVRLLLDEVAQLPVLLNFKTLRLNLVGGEIFLYPRDLLNIIQEAKARKMHLSAITNASLLDQHLNNLIATHFETIGFSVDSLNTATNTAIGRCTKKQAMDVAKMKAHIASIRTHNPKIQVKINTVVNLHNQGEYLGDFIQDVKPSKWKIFKMLPILDKRLAISDGEFQAFLDRHQQFASIISSENNDEMTQSYLMVDPFGRFFQNGQEQGYFYSEPIIKVGVCKALKQIPFSLEKFSRRYLMHAGL; this is translated from the coding sequence ATGGATACCTTCACCCTCAATTGGCACATCACAGAAGCCTGTAATTTCCAGTGTCAGTATTGTTTTGCAAAATGGCAGAAAAGAGAACAAAAAGAGCTCTTGCATACCCCCGCAAAAGTGCGTCTTCTATTGGATGAAGTGGCACAATTGCCTGTTTTGCTTAACTTTAAGACCTTGCGTCTCAATTTGGTGGGCGGTGAGATATTTTTATACCCTAGGGATCTTTTAAACATCATCCAAGAAGCCAAAGCTAGAAAAATGCATTTGTCTGCCATCACCAATGCAAGCCTGTTAGATCAGCATCTAAACAACCTCATCGCCACCCATTTTGAAACCATTGGCTTTAGCGTGGATTCTTTAAACACCGCCACCAACACCGCCATTGGCCGTTGCACCAAGAAACAGGCGATGGATGTTGCAAAAATGAAGGCACACATTGCTTCTATCCGCACACATAACCCCAAAATACAAGTGAAAATCAACACGGTGGTGAATTTACACAACCAAGGAGAATACCTTGGGGATTTTATCCAAGATGTCAAACCCAGCAAGTGGAAGATTTTTAAAATGCTCCCCATCCTGGATAAACGCTTGGCAATCAGCGATGGGGAGTTTCAGGCATTTTTAGACAGACACCAACAATTCGCCTCGATCATCAGCTCTGAAAATAACGATGAGATGACGCAATCTTATTTAATGGTCGATCCCTTTGGGCGGTTTTTTCAAAATGGCCAAGAACAGGGCTATTTTTACAGCGAGCCCATCATTAAAGTCGGGGTTTGCAAAGCTTTAAAACAAATCCCTTTTAGTTTAGAAAAGTTTTCTAGACGCTACTTGATGCATGCCGGTCTTTAA
- the fliD gene encoding flagellar filament capping protein FliD produces the protein MGIGKLSSLGIGSKVLNYDVIDKLKKADEQVMVAPIEKKMEANVEKQKALVEIKTLISNLKAPVSALTDYSTYTSRNSSVSGNAVKATVNPGIPVQNIKVEVEDLAQGDINEVATHFRSRDDAFSQANTKLHFYTNNKDYTVDIKAGMGLGDVAQAITDATDGNVLGIVMKTGGDKPYQLMLNSKNPGANSRIYFGTSVISHLSSDAPITLAAGGTDQATGKTTEDDFFIKVKDAQGQEVKIPITLNISTKTPVQNKNQALQEAIKKALEANPQTKPLLESGQLNVGLINDGKSLILNDKRGFSVEVGGAKAVELGFVKTTSSQDDLVKGTTGIPSGQIKGVVNFNGHAIDLSKITHSANSSDDNGKAIVNAINAISGLHALLGADGKLVLNSDSGELRIAGVGVAGKTAVSNLGLSEGLSQSYAKIHDLFGFKNLQRASDAKFTYNGATITRPTNEVNDVINGVSLTLLAKTDPGKPAIVSVTRDSKAIVDNIKAFVKAYNELIPKLDETTRYDPDTHIAGVFNGVGDIRTIRSSINNAIAFSITSAKGVDSLMKYGISLDEHGKMSLDEGRLTNAIETDPQAAQDFFYGSDVKSMGGKENHQDGIFIRLDKVLAGLVDGGNARLKLYEDSLEQDAKDLRKDKESAMEMLKTRYDTMAERFAAYDERISKANKSFDAVQMMIDQAAAKKN, from the coding sequence ATGGGAATAGGAAAACTTAGTTCTTTGGGGATCGGCAGCAAGGTCTTAAACTACGATGTGATCGACAAGCTCAAAAAAGCTGATGAGCAGGTGATGGTTGCCCCCATTGAAAAGAAAATGGAGGCTAATGTAGAAAAACAAAAGGCCCTCGTTGAAATCAAAACCTTGATCTCTAACTTGAAAGCTCCCGTAAGTGCGCTCACCGACTACTCCACCTATACAAGCCGTAACAGCAGCGTGAGTGGCAACGCCGTTAAAGCCACAGTGAACCCAGGTATCCCCGTGCAGAACATTAAAGTTGAAGTAGAAGACCTAGCGCAAGGCGACATTAACGAAGTAGCCACCCACTTTAGAAGCCGAGACGATGCCTTTAGCCAGGCCAATACAAAATTACACTTCTACACCAATAACAAAGATTACACTGTTGACATTAAAGCAGGCATGGGTCTAGGGGATGTGGCACAGGCGATCACAGATGCGACCGATGGCAATGTTTTAGGCATCGTGATGAAAACGGGGGGGGACAAGCCCTACCAGCTCATGCTAAACAGCAAGAACCCCGGGGCAAATAGCCGCATTTACTTCGGCACGAGCGTGATCTCGCATTTAAGTAGCGATGCGCCCATCACTCTAGCGGCGGGGGGCACAGACCAAGCCACGGGCAAAACCACCGAGGACGATTTTTTCATCAAGGTGAAAGATGCGCAGGGGCAAGAGGTGAAAATCCCCATCACCCTAAACATCAGCACCAAAACCCCCGTGCAGAATAAAAACCAAGCTCTGCAAGAGGCAATCAAAAAGGCTTTAGAGGCCAACCCCCAAACCAAGCCTTTGCTTGAAAGCGGGCAGCTCAATGTCGGCTTAATCAACGATGGCAAGTCTTTAATCCTCAATGACAAAAGAGGGTTTAGTGTAGAAGTGGGCGGGGCTAAGGCAGTTGAACTAGGCTTTGTGAAAACCACTTCTAGTCAAGACGACTTAGTCAAGGGCACAACGGGGATCCCTTCAGGGCAGATTAAAGGGGTGGTGAACTTCAACGGACATGCCATTGACCTTTCTAAAATCACACACTCAGCCAATTCTAGCGATGACAATGGCAAGGCGATCGTCAACGCTATCAACGCCATCAGCGGTTTACATGCCCTACTAGGTGCGGATGGCAAGTTGGTCTTAAACAGCGACAGCGGGGAGTTGCGCATTGCAGGCGTGGGGGTAGCGGGCAAGACGGCGGTGTCTAACTTGGGCTTAAGCGAGGGTTTGAGCCAATCCTACGCCAAAATCCACGATCTCTTTGGGTTTAAGAACTTACAGAGGGCTTCGGATGCCAAATTTACCTACAATGGCGCGACCATCACCCGCCCCACGAATGAAGTAAACGATGTGATCAATGGGGTGTCCTTAACTTTGCTTGCCAAAACCGATCCGGGCAAGCCCGCCATTGTGAGCGTTACTAGAGATAGCAAAGCGATCGTGGACAACATCAAAGCCTTTGTCAAAGCCTACAACGAATTGATCCCCAAACTAGATGAAACCACTCGCTACGACCCTGATACCCACATCGCCGGGGTGTTTAATGGGGTGGGCGACATCCGCACCATCCGTTCCTCCATCAACAACGCCATTGCCTTTAGCATCACGAGTGCAAAGGGGGTGGATAGCTTAATGAAGTATGGCATTAGCCTAGATGAGCATGGCAAAATGAGCCTAGATGAGGGCAGACTCACAAATGCGATTGAAACCGACCCCCAAGCCGCCCAAGACTTCTTTTATGGCAGTGATGTCAAGAGCATGGGAGGTAAAGAAAACCACCAAGATGGGATTTTTATCCGCTTGGATAAAGTTTTGGCGGGTTTGGTCGATGGTGGAAATGCGCGTTTGAAATTATACGAAGATTCGCTAGAGCAAGATGCCAAAGACCTTAGAAAAGATAAGGAAAGTGCGATGGAGATGTTAAAAACCCGTTACGACACAATGGCAGAACGTTTCGCTGCCTACGATGAGCGCATTTCAAAAGCGAATAAATCCTTTGATGCGGTGCAGATGATGATCGACCAAGCGGCCGCTAAAAAGAACTAA